From the Methanomicrobiales archaeon genome, one window contains:
- a CDS encoding sugar phosphate nucleotidyltransferase has protein sequence MKAVILAGGRGRRLEPYTTVIPKPLMPVGDKPILEIVLRQLRHHGITDVIIAVGYLSELIAAFFGDGSRFGLNISYSREETPLGTAGCLGLIKPLLDETFLMMNGDILTTLSYSDLLDAHRRGGAMATVALNRKRYSIDFGIVETDSDQNIVRYNEKPTVEHMVSMGIYAFEPEVLQYVEPHTYLDFPHLIERLIREGEPVRAHIADCYWLDIGREEDYRRANAEIDRIYPTLGMAGG, from the coding sequence ATGAAAGCCGTAATCCTTGCCGGAGGAAGAGGGCGCAGGCTGGAGCCCTACACGACCGTCATCCCCAAACCCCTGATGCCCGTAGGGGATAAGCCCATCCTGGAGATCGTCCTGCGGCAACTCCGCCACCACGGTATCACCGACGTGATCATCGCCGTCGGCTACCTTTCCGAACTCATCGCAGCGTTCTTCGGGGACGGCAGCCGTTTCGGCCTGAATATATCCTACTCCCGCGAGGAGACCCCGCTCGGCACCGCCGGGTGCCTGGGGCTGATCAAACCTCTCCTGGACGAGACGTTCCTGATGATGAACGGGGATATTCTGACCACGCTCTCCTACTCGGATCTCCTGGATGCTCACCGTCGGGGCGGGGCGATGGCGACGGTCGCCCTGAACCGCAAGCGGTACTCCATCGATTTTGGGATCGTGGAGACAGATAGTGATCAGAACATTGTCCGCTACAATGAGAAGCCGACCGTCGAGCATATGGTGAGCATGGGGATCTACGCGTTTGAGCCGGAGGTGCTTCAGTACGTGGAACCTCACACATACCTTGACTTCCCGCACCTGATCGAGAGGCTGATCCGCGAGGGGGAACCGGTGCGGGCCCATATCGCCGACTGCTACTGGCTGGACATCGGCAGGGAGGAGGACTACCGCCGCGCCAATGCGGAGATAGACAGGATATACCCGACACTCGGCATGGCAGGTGGGTAA
- a CDS encoding SDR family NAD(P)-dependent oxidoreductase codes for MDWNDKRVLVTGAGGFIGSHLTEHLVELGASVRAFVRYNSRNDRGLLEMLTPQQIDRVEVVMGDLRDADAVRAAVKGVETIFHLGSLIAIPYSYLHPRETIETNVMGAVNVLQAAREYGVERVIHTSTSEVYGTARYVPIDEEHPLQGQSPYSASKIAADKIAESFHRSFGLPVATIRPFNTYGPRQSARAVIPAIITQALCRDSIDLGATHTTRDYTYVTDTVRGFIAVAESARTIGETINIGSNYEIAIGDIARKVASLLGREIEIRIDPARLRPRESEVERLWCDNTRAREMLGWSPLMPLDTGLEETIKWIAGRTNLYKVGQYAV; via the coding sequence TTGGACTGGAACGACAAGCGTGTGCTGGTCACCGGAGCGGGAGGGTTTATTGGAAGCCACCTCACCGAGCATCTGGTGGAGCTGGGTGCGAGCGTACGGGCGTTCGTCCGCTACAACTCGAGGAACGATCGCGGCCTCCTGGAGATGCTGACTCCGCAGCAAATCGATCGGGTGGAGGTCGTGATGGGCGACCTCCGGGACGCCGATGCCGTCCGCGCGGCTGTGAAGGGCGTTGAAACGATCTTTCATCTTGGCTCCCTCATCGCCATCCCGTACTCCTATCTCCATCCCCGGGAGACGATAGAGACGAATGTCATGGGTGCGGTGAATGTCCTTCAGGCAGCGCGGGAGTATGGGGTGGAGCGGGTGATCCATACATCCACGAGCGAGGTGTACGGAACCGCCCGGTATGTCCCGATCGACGAGGAGCACCCGCTCCAGGGCCAGTCCCCCTATTCGGCCAGCAAGATCGCTGCCGATAAGATCGCCGAGAGCTTTCACCGTTCCTTTGGTCTCCCCGTTGCTACCATCCGCCCCTTCAACACCTATGGGCCCCGGCAGTCCGCCCGCGCTGTTATTCCCGCGATCATCACTCAGGCACTCTGCCGGGATTCGATCGACCTCGGGGCGACGCATACGACCCGGGATTATACCTATGTAACGGATACCGTGCGGGGGTTCATCGCCGTGGCCGAGTCCGCTCGCACGATAGGTGAGACGATCAACATCGGGTCGAACTACGAGATCGCGATTGGGGATATTGCCCGCAAGGTGGCATCCCTGCTCGGCAGGGAGATCGAGATCCGCATCGATCCCGCCCGTCTCCGCCCGAGGGAGAGCGAGGTGGAGCGGCTCTGGTGCGACAACACCCGGGCGCGGGAGATGCTCGGCTGGTCCCCCCTGATGCCGCTGGATACGGGGCTGGAGGAGACGATAAAATGGATAGCGGGAAGGACGAACTTATATAAAGTCGGGCAGTATGCCGTCTGA